A window from Ignavibacteriota bacterium encodes these proteins:
- a CDS encoding BamA/TamA family outer membrane protein, translating into MSNKSQIFILFLLLVISIVKIQNCQNSSINDSTQLEIFPILNYDSDVGFGYGAKGYYYNLLNTGESFDATIYNSTKGERWYQFIYSYPDIQRRQGKKYNLAVDFIFDYDKYINYKYYQNETDAYLIFQNDEFIPLKNVEDYVREPIEIKTILSKAFTNNFISELGFQYRSISCYNFDKDGVLQYKKPSSVQHFSILFNFRLDSRTNYINPHKGYLIQLNNEYAISSKTEVSNFYKIDFILQSYFSIFHPNLIYAIRFKLQGMMDLDENNYQNLIFLGGNNTLRGLPQNRYLSQSSLLLNQELRFPIWKRINGIFGLDIGNSTSTPEWIIIPVTGLRFNMDNFIVRFDVGFGNDFTGIYFNFGHLF; encoded by the coding sequence ATGAGTAATAAATCACAAATATTTATCCTGTTTTTATTACTTGTAATTTCGATCGTTAAGATACAAAATTGTCAAAATTCTTCAATTAATGATTCAACACAGTTAGAAATTTTTCCAATTTTAAATTATGATTCCGATGTAGGCTTTGGATATGGAGCAAAAGGATATTATTACAATTTATTAAATACCGGCGAAAGTTTTGATGCAACAATTTACAACAGTACTAAAGGTGAAAGATGGTATCAGTTTATATATTCATATCCGGATATTCAGAGACGTCAAGGAAAGAAATATAATTTAGCAGTAGATTTTATTTTTGATTATGATAAATATATAAACTACAAATACTATCAAAATGAAACTGATGCATATTTAATTTTTCAAAATGATGAATTTATTCCATTAAAAAATGTTGAAGATTATGTAAGAGAACCTATAGAAATCAAAACAATCTTAAGCAAAGCATTTACAAATAATTTTATTAGTGAGTTAGGTTTTCAATATAGAAGTATTAGCTGTTATAATTTCGATAAAGATGGTGTTTTGCAATATAAGAAACCCTCATCGGTACAGCATTTTTCTATACTATTTAATTTCAGATTGGATAGCAGAACAAATTATATAAATCCACATAAAGGTTACTTAATTCAATTAAATAACGAATATGCAATTTCATCAAAAACTGAAGTTAGTAATTTTTACAAAATTGATTTTATACTTCAGTCCTATTTTAGCATTTTTCATCCCAATTTAATTTATGCAATAAGGTTTAAATTGCAAGGAATGATGGATCTTGATGAAAATAATTATCAAAATTTAATTTTTCTTGGTGGTAATAATACTTTGCGAGGTTTACCACAAAATAGATATCTTTCACAATCTTCACTTTTACTAAATCAAGAACTACGTTTCCCAATTTGGAAAAGAATAAACGGAATTTTTGGATTGGATATTGGGAATAGCACATCTACACCAGAATGGATAATAATACCAGTAACTGGTTTACGCTTTAACATGGATAATTTTATTGTAAGATTTGACGTAGGTTTTGGGAACGATTTTACCGGAATATATTTTAATTTTGGTCATTTGTTTTAA
- a CDS encoding response regulator transcription factor codes for MSRILIIEDDPAIIIGLKDSLENEHFEIVSISDGNLGFQKARKENFDLIILDLMLPSKNGTEICKELRKENNDVPILMLTSKKEEMDKVLGLEIGADDYMTKPFSVKELIARVKALLRRNKINKKNLDVVSFGNIKIDFIKLEAKNNSIPIDLSSTEFKILKYLIEREGQVISRDQLLDDVWGYDNYPTTRTVDNYILSLRKKIENNPSNPQHLLTFHKVGYKFLS; via the coding sequence ATGAGTCGAATTTTAATAATTGAAGACGATCCAGCAATAATTATTGGACTAAAAGATTCATTAGAGAATGAACATTTTGAAATAGTTTCTATTAGTGATGGAAATTTAGGATTTCAAAAAGCACGAAAAGAAAATTTTGATCTGATAATTTTAGATTTAATGCTGCCATCAAAAAATGGAACTGAAATTTGTAAAGAACTTAGAAAAGAAAATAATGATGTACCAATTTTAATGCTAACTAGTAAAAAAGAAGAAATGGATAAAGTTTTGGGTCTTGAAATTGGAGCTGATGATTATATGACCAAACCATTTAGTGTTAAAGAATTAATAGCAAGAGTTAAAGCATTATTAAGAAGAAATAAAATAAATAAAAAAAATTTAGATGTAGTTTCGTTTGGTAATATTAAAATTGATTTTATAAAACTAGAAGCAAAAAATAATTCGATTCCTATTGATCTTTCTTCTACTGAATTCAAAATACTGAAGTATTTAATTGAACGAGAAGGACAAGTAATTTCACGTGATCAACTTCTTGATGATGTTTGGGGCTATGATAATTATCCAACAACAAGAACTGTTGATAATTATATTTTATCATTACGAAAAAAAATTGAAAATAATCCTTCAAATCCACAGCATCTTTTAACATTTCATAAAGTTGGATATAAATTTTTAAGCTGA
- a CDS encoding alpha/beta hydrolase encodes MSQNYTYQTSVGFKIHITTFGNSNLENGNCLIFVHGFKGFKDWGFGPYLAEYFAQKKYFIITFNFSHNGIGENFTEFTELEKFAQNTYTREVNELNQIISAYKNGFFGKVNWKNKLGIVGHSRGGAISIIESSKNINVNALAVWASISNFDRFTVKQKEEWKSRGFLEILNMRTKQKMKLNITLNEDFEKNSELLNIENALEKFHKPFLIIHGDQDLAVPVKEANLLYEFSDKKYTQLEIIHGTGHTFDVKHPFEGSTKAFDTVIEKTLQFFNSSFSEN; translated from the coding sequence ATGAGTCAAAACTATACTTACCAAACTTCCGTTGGATTCAAAATTCATATTACAACTTTTGGCAATTCAAATTTAGAAAATGGTAATTGTTTAATTTTTGTTCATGGATTTAAAGGATTTAAGGATTGGGGATTTGGTCCGTATTTAGCTGAGTATTTTGCTCAGAAAAAATATTTTATAATTACTTTTAATTTTTCGCATAACGGAATTGGAGAGAATTTTACTGAATTTACAGAGCTTGAGAAATTTGCTCAAAATACTTATACGCGAGAAGTTAACGAACTTAATCAAATAATTTCCGCTTATAAAAATGGATTTTTCGGTAAAGTTAATTGGAAAAATAAATTAGGAATTGTTGGTCATAGTCGCGGTGGTGCAATTTCTATCATCGAAAGTTCAAAAAATATAAATGTTAATGCTTTGGCTGTTTGGGCATCAATTTCTAATTTTGATAGATTTACTGTAAAACAAAAAGAAGAATGGAAAAGTAGAGGATTTCTCGAAATTTTAAATATGCGTACAAAACAAAAAATGAAATTGAATATAACATTAAATGAAGATTTTGAAAAAAATTCCGAATTATTAAATATTGAAAATGCTTTAGAAAAATTTCATAAACCTTTTTTAATAATTCACGGCGATCAAGATTTAGCAGTTCCAGTTAAAGAAGCAAATTTACTTTATGAATTTTCCGATAAAAAATATACACAACTTGAAATTATTCATGGAACCGGTCATACTTTTGATGTAAAACATCCTTTTGAAGGAAGTACAAAAGCGTTTGATACAGTTATTGAAAAAACTTTACAATTCTTCAATTCGTCATTTAGCGAGAATTAA